In a genomic window of Hyphomonas sp.:
- a CDS encoding FliM/FliN family flagellar motor switch protein, protein MKTNLPLAADDGWDMSPRREADIMLDMPTTFEPITPERPIPTARGVLSAAEIEALLRPDLDDMPEPDPEPEQITAMPVAELPAKPAATPTELSEDARRIASRLSLALRDGCGLKAAAIARASARGDFDQGLATDCAGRGAAIACFSAPGGEIAAMLVLSGPLANALIETACGGKPGEASSRPLTPMDSALLEGLVRPLGSAIAPALKFSRIETDAEFAAALAGPGMASILDLDVRVDEARLPARLILAEDDLFDVSSDPAPVRKPARPVAAEPAAGAGAMTAVLTARVASLSVPLSRLADLKPGSTLLLGLPADQPVELLTGGRDGAVVAEGEIGRKGTRMALRINRRTALLR, encoded by the coding sequence ATGAAGACCAATTTGCCTCTTGCTGCCGATGACGGATGGGACATGTCGCCCCGGCGTGAAGCTGACATCATGCTCGACATGCCGACCACATTCGAGCCGATCACGCCCGAGCGGCCAATTCCGACGGCAAGAGGGGTGCTCAGTGCCGCTGAGATCGAGGCGCTTTTGCGACCGGATCTCGATGACATGCCGGAACCTGATCCGGAGCCCGAACAGATCACGGCCATGCCAGTGGCTGAACTGCCAGCCAAGCCTGCCGCGACACCGACCGAGCTTTCCGAAGATGCGAGGAGAATCGCCTCCCGACTGAGTCTGGCGCTGCGAGACGGGTGCGGGCTGAAAGCCGCCGCCATTGCCCGGGCCAGCGCGCGCGGCGATTTTGACCAGGGACTCGCCACGGATTGCGCCGGTCGCGGCGCCGCCATTGCCTGCTTTTCCGCGCCAGGCGGCGAGATTGCCGCCATGCTGGTGCTGAGCGGACCGCTGGCCAACGCCCTGATCGAGACAGCATGTGGCGGCAAGCCCGGTGAGGCTTCCAGCCGGCCGCTGACCCCCATGGATTCCGCGTTGCTGGAGGGGCTGGTCCGGCCGTTGGGAAGTGCGATTGCCCCTGCGCTCAAATTCTCGCGCATCGAGACTGACGCCGAGTTCGCGGCCGCTCTGGCCGGGCCCGGCATGGCCTCGATCCTGGATCTCGATGTGCGCGTGGATGAAGCGAGACTGCCTGCGCGACTGATCCTCGCGGAAGATGATTTGTTCGACGTGTCGAGCGACCCGGCGCCGGTGCGCAAGCCTGCGCGCCCGGTTGCTGCCGAACCGGCTGCCGGAGCAGGGGCGATGACAGCCGTTCTGACTGCGCGGGTCGCCTCACTCAGCGTACCCTTGTCGCGCCTGGCGGATCTGAAACCCGGATCGACGCTGTTGCTCGGCTTGCCGGCCGATCAGCCGGTGGAGCTGCTGACCGGGGGCCGCGACGGGGCTGTGGTGGCGGAAGGCGAGATCGGCCGCAAGGGCACACGCATGGCCTTGCGTATCAATCGGCGCACGGCCCTGCTGCGCTAG
- the dksA gene encoding RNA polymerase-binding protein DksA: MSVDLSDDYRPSDDEEFMNERQLAYFRRLLENWKADILDGAKQTINNLQGESGSLPDIVDRASAESDKALELRTRDRQRKLISKIDSALRRIDDGSYGYCEVTGEPIGLRRLEARPTATLSLEAQERHERKERTLRDD, from the coding sequence ATGAGTGTTGACCTTTCGGACGACTATCGCCCCTCGGACGACGAGGAGTTCATGAACGAGCGTCAGCTCGCCTACTTCCGTCGGCTTCTGGAAAACTGGAAAGCCGACATTCTGGACGGCGCCAAGCAGACCATCAACAACCTCCAGGGCGAGTCCGGCTCTTTGCCCGACATTGTTGACCGCGCGTCCGCGGAGAGTGACAAGGCCCTCGAGCTGCGGACCCGCGACCGCCAGCGCAAACTGATTTCCAAGATCGATTCCGCCCTGCGCCGCATTGATGATGGGTCCTACGGATATTGCGAAGTGACGGGTGAGCCGATTGGCCTGCGCCGGCTTGAAGCCCGTCCGACGGCAACGCTGAGCCTTGAGGCGCAGGAGCGACACGAGCGCAAGGAACGCACCTTGCGCGACGACTAG
- a CDS encoding MarC family protein: MSADLISLFTATFVTFFVLIDALGVAPVFATLTANGDAAYRRRMAIKSIFVATIIIYGFAFGGSWLLGAMHISIDAFRAAGGILLFMIALDMVFEKRTERRENRAEEHLGTHAADPEPDDISVFPLGIPMVAGPGSIATAMFYMSDKSDWIEKGIVLSAIGLNLILTLVIFLIAGPLVRMMGASVAGALTRILGVILAALSVQLLIDGIRGAFNL, encoded by the coding sequence ATGAGCGCTGACCTGATCTCCCTTTTCACAGCCACCTTTGTCACCTTCTTCGTCTTGATCGACGCATTGGGTGTGGCGCCCGTATTCGCGACGCTGACGGCCAATGGTGATGCAGCCTATCGCCGGCGCATGGCGATCAAGTCCATCTTCGTGGCCACGATCATCATCTATGGTTTCGCATTTGGCGGGTCCTGGCTGTTGGGCGCCATGCACATCTCGATTGACGCTTTCCGGGCCGCCGGCGGCATTCTCCTGTTCATGATTGCCCTGGACATGGTGTTCGAGAAGCGCACCGAGCGGCGTGAAAACCGCGCTGAGGAGCATCTCGGCACACACGCTGCCGACCCCGAGCCGGACGACATTTCCGTGTTTCCGCTTGGCATTCCGATGGTGGCCGGACCCGGATCCATTGCCACCGCCATGTTCTACATGTCGGACAAATCAGACTGGATCGAAAAGGGGATCGTCCTGTCGGCCATCGGCCTGAACCTGATCCTCACCCTGGTGATCTTTCTCATTGCCGGTCCGCTGGTGCGCATGATGGGCGCAAGCGTGGCCGGTGCCCTGACGCGGATCCTCGGCGTGATCCTGGCGGCACTGTCGGTTCAGTTGCTGATCGACGGCATTCGCGGCGCCTTCAACCTGTAG
- a CDS encoding flagellar biosynthesis repressor FlbT — MPLKLSLKPGETFVVNGAVVRNGDRRGVLLLETRARVLREKDILRPTDATTHAGRAYFAIMQMYLLGEVDGPAYAQTAEALAACLAACDTQEDRDAVLEISADVAGANLYRALSRCRKLMAASPQEPG, encoded by the coding sequence ATGCCATTGAAGCTGTCCCTTAAACCGGGCGAAACATTCGTGGTGAACGGCGCGGTCGTCCGGAACGGCGATCGGCGCGGCGTACTCCTGCTCGAAACCCGTGCGCGCGTGCTTCGGGAAAAGGACATTCTCCGTCCGACAGACGCCACCACCCATGCGGGGCGAGCCTATTTTGCGATCATGCAGATGTATCTGCTGGGCGAGGTCGATGGCCCCGCCTATGCACAAACGGCTGAAGCCCTCGCCGCATGCCTTGCAGCTTGTGACACCCAGGAAGACCGCGACGCCGTTCTCGAAATTTCCGCCGACGTCGCGGGAGCCAATCTCTACCGGGCACTCAGCCGGTGCCGGAAACTCATGGCGGCCAGTCCGCAGGAGCCCGGCTGA
- a CDS encoding MoxR family ATPase produces the protein MRFEGTKDYVATEDLKVAVNAAIALERPLLIKGEPGTGKTVLAIEVAKALGAELIEWHIKSTTKASQGLYEYDAVSRLRDGQMGEERAKDVANYIKKGKLWEAFTAEKRPILLIDEIDKADIEFPNDLLQELDRMEFYVYETDETVKAKQRPIVIITSNNEKELPDAFLRRCFFHFIKFPDEETMQEIVDVHFPDIKKKLVKDALTTFYAMRELPGVKKKPSTSELLDWLKLLMNEDIDLETLKEQDPDRLTPPLHGALLKNEQDVALFERLAFLARRGDGNGGGRRGPAG, from the coding sequence ATGCGTTTCGAAGGCACCAAGGATTACGTCGCGACCGAGGATTTGAAAGTGGCCGTGAACGCCGCTATCGCACTGGAGCGCCCCCTGCTGATCAAGGGCGAACCCGGAACCGGAAAGACCGTCCTCGCCATCGAAGTGGCCAAGGCACTCGGCGCGGAACTCATCGAATGGCATATCAAGTCCACCACGAAGGCAAGCCAGGGCCTGTATGAATATGACGCGGTATCCCGCCTGCGCGATGGACAGATGGGCGAAGAGCGCGCCAAGGACGTGGCGAACTACATCAAGAAGGGCAAGCTGTGGGAAGCGTTCACCGCCGAGAAGCGCCCCATCCTGCTGATCGACGAGATCGACAAGGCCGACATCGAATTCCCGAACGACCTTCTTCAGGAACTCGACCGCATGGAATTCTATGTCTACGAGACCGATGAGACCGTGAAAGCCAAACAGCGCCCGATCGTGATCATCACGTCGAACAATGAAAAGGAGTTGCCGGACGCCTTCCTGCGCCGCTGCTTCTTCCACTTCATCAAATTCCCCGACGAAGAGACGATGCAGGAAATCGTGGATGTGCACTTCCCGGACATCAAGAAGAAGCTGGTGAAGGACGCGCTGACCACCTTCTACGCCATGCGCGAACTGCCCGGTGTGAAGAAGAAGCCATCCACGTCTGAGCTACTCGACTGGCTGAAGCTCCTGATGAATGAGGACATCGACCTCGAGACCCTCAAGGAACAGGATCCGGACCGCCTGACCCCGCCCCTGCACGGTGCACTCCTGAAAAACGAGCAGGACGTCGCCCTGTTCGAACGCCTCGCCTTCCTCGCCCGCCGCGGCGACGGCAATGGCGGCGGCCGCAGAGGCCCGGCGGGCTGA
- a CDS encoding nuclear transport factor 2 family protein — protein sequence MYRKAGSIGGVMAIALTVVAACGQSEPYDPAIDTAAETEQIDQLREDFVVAIAAQDFGALAALSNPEFEQTLPGGPEHLKMYEFAAGPLPPGYSLDITPKEIVVIDEEWAYEYGTTIVSYQPDGADSPQRIPNTYLMILKKHEGRWTPYREVASASAPPGGWPSSE from the coding sequence ATGTATCGGAAAGCCGGAAGTATTGGCGGCGTGATGGCTATAGCGCTCACGGTCGTGGCCGCATGCGGGCAAAGCGAGCCTTATGATCCTGCGATCGATACTGCCGCAGAGACTGAGCAGATCGATCAGTTGCGGGAAGATTTCGTCGTCGCCATTGCCGCGCAGGATTTTGGTGCACTCGCGGCGCTCAGTAATCCGGAGTTCGAACAGACGCTCCCGGGCGGACCGGAACACCTGAAAATGTACGAGTTTGCGGCCGGACCGCTTCCGCCCGGCTACAGTCTCGATATTACCCCGAAGGAGATTGTCGTGATCGATGAAGAGTGGGCATACGAATATGGCACGACAATTGTTTCATACCAGCCAGACGGTGCGGACTCACCGCAACGCATTCCGAATACCTATCTCATGATCCTGAAGAAGCACGAAGGTCGCTGGACGCCTTACCGTGAAGTGGCGAGCGCATCGGCTCCGCCGGGTGGTTGGCCCTCCAGCGAGTAA
- a CDS encoding DUF2270 domain-containing protein, which produces MSDIEFSEDPDGDPPEAIVGSKEVGALAHLYRAEVYRSTIWRQRLDQTTNWAVISTGIGLSVSFASDRASPFPIVLVGALCIMFLMLEARRYRFFYVWRFRARVLEIAFYVPMLRGKGARIPLDRGTALSDDYEKPQYRISMARAIGRRLRRNYGWIFAIQGAAYFAKIAIHPTDVLTLGEFVRRAHIGPIPGLVSIVCGLMFHAAWMTLAWKTWFDERQDKTKMADFLKSREDVNKRPKAQPLGEIDVQAD; this is translated from the coding sequence ATGAGCGATATTGAATTCAGTGAAGACCCGGACGGCGATCCGCCGGAAGCCATTGTCGGCAGCAAGGAAGTCGGCGCGCTGGCGCACTTGTATCGCGCGGAAGTCTATCGCTCGACCATCTGGCGCCAGCGTCTGGACCAGACGACAAACTGGGCCGTGATTTCGACAGGGATCGGCCTGTCAGTATCCTTTGCCAGCGATCGCGCATCTCCCTTTCCCATCGTGCTGGTAGGTGCGCTGTGCATCATGTTTCTGATGCTGGAAGCCCGGCGGTATCGATTCTTCTATGTCTGGCGCTTCCGGGCGCGCGTGCTGGAGATCGCCTTCTACGTGCCCATGCTGCGCGGGAAGGGCGCCCGCATCCCGCTGGATCGCGGCACGGCCTTGTCGGATGACTATGAAAAGCCCCAGTATCGAATTTCCATGGCGCGGGCGATCGGCCGGCGCCTGCGGCGCAATTATGGCTGGATTTTCGCCATCCAGGGGGCAGCCTATTTTGCGAAGATCGCGATCCACCCCACGGACGTCCTGACGCTGGGCGAGTTTGTCCGGCGCGCGCATATCGGCCCGATCCCGGGTCTGGTTTCAATTGTCTGCGGACTCATGTTCCACGCCGCCTGGATGACGCTGGCCTGGAAAACATGGTTCGACGAACGCCAGGACAAGACCAAGATGGCCGACTTCCTGAAAAGCCGCGAAGACGTGAACAAGCGGCCCAAGGCGCAGCCGCTGGGCGAGATCGATGTGCAGGCGGATTAG
- a CDS encoding mechanosensitive ion channel family protein, producing MEFTPIADLESEIESMATAFFKSLPNLSIALVVVIGALIAGRVVRAIVSAAMHRAHVRDALVTLARNLISIAAWIVGIAIAMTVIFPSVSPSDIIAGLGLTSVAIGFAFKDVFENFLAGVIILGREKLRIGDVIECEDVYGRVENILIRETHVRETDGELVIVPNSYLFKNPVNIETDRGLKRQELVVGVDYDTDMRQAKSVLQEALNSCNTVKQSETKDVQCVSFGGSSIDFKLLWWSGSRPADQRETYDEVAFAVKDALDAAGITIPFPQSTLSFRDEAVPIPLQTRGTDSREPANDAG from the coding sequence ATGGAATTCACACCCATAGCGGATCTCGAATCCGAAATCGAAAGCATGGCGACGGCCTTTTTCAAAAGTCTGCCGAACCTGTCCATCGCACTGGTCGTCGTGATTGGTGCGCTGATCGCGGGCCGGGTCGTTCGAGCCATCGTCTCGGCAGCGATGCATCGTGCCCATGTCCGCGATGCGCTGGTCACACTTGCACGAAACCTGATTTCGATAGCCGCGTGGATTGTCGGCATTGCGATCGCGATGACCGTCATTTTCCCGTCCGTGTCTCCCTCCGACATCATTGCAGGTCTGGGCCTTACATCCGTTGCCATCGGTTTTGCATTCAAGGATGTGTTCGAGAACTTCCTGGCCGGCGTCATCATTCTTGGCCGGGAAAAACTGCGCATCGGCGACGTGATCGAATGTGAGGACGTTTATGGCCGCGTCGAAAACATCCTCATCCGGGAAACCCATGTGCGCGAGACCGATGGGGAACTGGTGATCGTGCCAAACTCCTACCTGTTCAAGAATCCGGTGAACATCGAAACGGATCGCGGACTGAAACGGCAGGAGCTGGTCGTGGGGGTCGATTATGACACCGACATGCGCCAGGCGAAATCTGTTCTCCAGGAAGCGCTGAATTCCTGCAACACGGTGAAACAATCTGAAACGAAGGATGTCCAGTGCGTATCCTTTGGGGGATCATCCATAGACTTCAAACTGCTCTGGTGGTCCGGCAGCCGGCCAGCGGACCAGCGCGAGACGTATGATGAGGTGGCGTTTGCGGTCAAGGATGCGCTTGATGCCGCCGGGATCACCATTCCCTTTCCCCAATCGACGCTGTCCTTCCGGGACGAGGCCGTGCCCATTCCGCTGCAGACCCGTGGCACCGATAGCCGGGAACCGGCGAATGATGCCGGGTAG
- a CDS encoding SRPBCC domain-containing protein, giving the protein MIDATLTKTIFINAAPERVWTYLVEPDKLARWFHEADQPLSADTEYALLRENPDKPDPKLIWGRVLLSEPPHRLRYTFTHAFLDGHETIVDWTLEPVFGGTRLTLVHSGFEDFTGDVLDMLTSHDKGWDQHFSRLRVVAS; this is encoded by the coding sequence ATGATTGATGCGACACTTACCAAGACTATTTTCATCAACGCCGCGCCGGAACGCGTGTGGACCTATCTGGTCGAACCGGACAAACTTGCCCGTTGGTTTCATGAGGCAGATCAGCCCCTCTCTGCAGACACCGAGTATGCCTTGCTGAGGGAGAATCCCGACAAACCGGACCCGAAACTGATTTGGGGCAGGGTGCTCTTGTCCGAACCACCCCACAGGCTGCGCTACACATTTACCCATGCGTTTCTCGATGGTCACGAAACCATTGTCGACTGGACGCTGGAACCTGTGTTCGGGGGTACACGTCTGACGCTGGTGCATTCAGGTTTCGAGGACTTCACAGGCGATGTGCTCGACATGCTGACCAGTCATGACAAGGGATGGGACCAGCACTTCTCGCGACTGCGGGTGGTGGCTTCCTGA
- a CDS encoding helix-turn-helix transcriptional regulator, translated as MTETDVFRAIADPTRRQIMTMLVQGDLRVSEIASQFEMTRPAVSKHLALLESANLIQVERQGRETINRLNPDGLEPVAHWLTIFDMFWDDKLTRLKRAVEGSDD; from the coding sequence ATGACTGAGACGGATGTCTTTCGCGCCATTGCAGATCCTACCCGCCGGCAGATCATGACCATGCTGGTGCAGGGTGATCTGCGCGTGTCCGAAATCGCCAGCCAGTTCGAGATGACTCGCCCGGCTGTCTCGAAGCACCTTGCGCTGCTGGAATCGGCAAATCTCATTCAGGTCGAACGGCAGGGGCGTGAAACCATCAACCGACTCAATCCGGATGGTCTGGAACCTGTTGCGCACTGGCTGACCATCTTTGACATGTTCTGGGACGACAAGCTCACCAGACTGAAACGCGCCGTGGAGGGATCTGATGATTGA
- a CDS encoding VWA domain-containing protein translates to MFLNFFNELREAKVPVTLKEYLLLMEAMDKQVIDMEVEDFYYLARAALVKDERNIDKFDKVFGHVFKGLDSLADAVDVQDLPEEWLRKMSEKFLTKEEMDEIEAMGGFEKLMETLKERLEEQKKRHEGGNKWIGTGGTSPFGANGYNPEGVRIGQEKSRHRRAVKVWDKREFKNYDDSVELGTRNIKVAMKRLRKWARTGADDELDLDQTIRNTARKGYLDIEMRPEKRNTVSVLLLLDVGGSMDPYVRVMEELFSAARSEIKNLEYYYFHNCPYEGLWKDNRRRMNNRIPTWDVLNKFPSDYKVIIVGDATMSPYEITYAGGSVEHWNEEAGGIWIQRFVERYPNLVWLNPVKEGAWEYTGSIKLIRELIGGHRMFEMTLQGLDEAMKELSR, encoded by the coding sequence ATGTTCCTGAACTTCTTCAATGAGCTGCGCGAAGCCAAGGTCCCCGTGACGCTGAAGGAATACCTTCTGTTGATGGAAGCCATGGACAAGCAGGTCATCGATATGGAGGTCGAGGACTTCTATTACCTGGCCCGCGCCGCGCTGGTGAAGGATGAGCGCAACATCGACAAGTTCGACAAGGTGTTCGGGCATGTCTTCAAGGGTCTGGACAGTTTGGCGGATGCGGTCGACGTGCAGGACCTGCCCGAGGAGTGGCTGCGCAAGATGTCCGAGAAATTCCTGACCAAGGAAGAGATGGACGAGATCGAGGCCATGGGCGGGTTCGAGAAGCTCATGGAGACGCTGAAAGAGCGGCTTGAGGAACAGAAGAAACGCCATGAAGGCGGCAACAAGTGGATCGGCACGGGTGGCACCTCGCCCTTCGGGGCCAATGGCTACAATCCCGAAGGCGTCCGGATCGGCCAGGAGAAGTCCCGTCACCGCCGCGCCGTAAAGGTATGGGACAAGCGTGAGTTCAAGAATTACGACGACTCGGTCGAACTGGGCACACGCAACATCAAGGTGGCGATGAAGCGTCTGCGCAAATGGGCGCGTACCGGCGCCGATGACGAACTGGACCTGGATCAGACCATCCGCAACACGGCGCGCAAGGGGTATCTCGACATCGAGATGCGCCCGGAAAAGCGCAACACGGTTTCGGTGCTGCTGCTGCTGGATGTCGGCGGGTCAATGGACCCCTATGTCCGCGTGATGGAAGAATTGTTCTCCGCCGCCCGGTCCGAGATCAAGAATCTCGAATACTACTATTTCCACAATTGTCCCTATGAAGGCCTGTGGAAGGACAACCGCCGCCGGATGAACAATCGCATTCCCACCTGGGATGTGTTGAACAAATTCCCGTCCGACTACAAGGTCATCATTGTCGGCGACGCGACGATGAGTCCGTATGAGATCACCTATGCCGGCGGATCGGTTGAACACTGGAACGAGGAAGCTGGCGGCATCTGGATCCAGCGCTTCGTGGAACGCTATCCGAACCTCGTGTGGCTGAACCCGGTCAAGGAAGGTGCGTGGGAGTATACCGGCTCCATCAAGCTGATCCGGGAGCTGATCGGTGGGCACCGCATGTTCGAGATGACGCTGCAGGGCCTGGATGAAGCCATGAAAGAACTCAGCCGCTAA
- a CDS encoding alpha/beta hydrolase has translation MPRISANGIEIEYAETGSPTDPLMLLVSGFSGQMTRWPDAFVHGLADAGRRVVVFDNRDIGLSTELTDSVPPSPQDIVKGIASGEPVHERVPYLLDDMAADAAALIEALGADTADVLGVSMGGMIVQLLALNHPERVRALIPVMTTSGDPALPPSDPVAIEALTNVPPERTPEAIAEQAVKSAAAYGSHPDIRNSDDDIRALSKAALARSDRPMGVARQYAAILAQPRWHERLADVTHPTLVLHGDVDTLIKPAAGEDIARRIPHAEFQLIEKWGHDMPNAMVPVLLNRIVPFLGRAAPSGPA, from the coding sequence ATGCCGAGAATTTCCGCGAACGGAATCGAGATCGAATACGCGGAAACCGGATCACCCACGGATCCCCTGATGCTGCTTGTCTCAGGCTTTTCCGGACAGATGACCCGCTGGCCGGACGCGTTCGTGCATGGGCTGGCCGATGCAGGCCGCCGCGTCGTCGTATTCGACAATCGCGACATCGGCCTCAGCACGGAACTGACAGACAGCGTCCCGCCGTCTCCGCAGGACATCGTCAAGGGCATCGCTTCCGGCGAGCCTGTACATGAACGGGTTCCATACCTGCTGGATGACATGGCCGCCGATGCAGCAGCGCTGATTGAGGCGCTGGGAGCAGACACAGCAGATGTGCTCGGCGTATCCATGGGCGGCATGATCGTTCAGCTGCTCGCTCTGAACCACCCGGAACGGGTGCGCGCCCTGATCCCGGTGATGACCACATCCGGTGACCCCGCCCTGCCCCCGTCAGACCCGGTCGCCATCGAGGCGCTGACCAATGTGCCCCCGGAACGTACGCCCGAAGCCATCGCCGAACAGGCGGTAAAATCCGCTGCCGCTTACGGTTCTCATCCCGACATCCGCAATTCCGATGATGATATCCGGGCCTTGTCGAAGGCCGCCCTTGCCCGGTCCGACCGGCCGATGGGCGTTGCCCGCCAGTACGCCGCCATCCTGGCGCAGCCTCGCTGGCATGAGCGCCTGGCCGATGTGACCCATCCGACGCTGGTGCTCCACGGAGACGTCGATACGTTGATCAAGCCTGCCGCGGGCGAAGACATTGCCCGCCGCATTCCGCATGCAGAGTTCCAGCTGATCGAGAAGTGGGGCCACGACATGCCGAACGCGATGGTTCCGGTGCTTCTGAACCGGATCGTGCCCTTCCTTGGCCGGGCAGCACCGTCCGGCCCGGCGTGA